The nucleotide window CTGGGCACCGTCGCACAGGACGACGGCGCGGAAGACAGCATTTTCCAGCTGCCGGATATTACCCGGCCAGTGATAGGCCTGAAGAAGCTCCAGAGTTTCAGGTGTCACGCCCGCGACCTGAGGTTTGCCTTCTTCAGCTGCAAATCGAGCGAGAAAATGCCGTGTCAGGGCTGGAATGTCTTCACGTCTGTCGCGCAGCGGGGGTATCCAGATCGGAAAGACATTCAAACGGTAGTAAAGATCTTCCCGAAAAGCGCCTTCCTTGACCTGGTCGACCAGGCGTCGGTTGGTTGCTGATATCAGCCTGAAATCCACTTTGACGGGTCTGCGGGCGCCAATGGGGTCAACTTCACCTTCCTGGATTGCGCGAAGCAGTTTCACCTGCACATCCTGCGGCAGTTCACCAACCTCATCGAGGAAAAGCGTGCCGCCATGCGCTTCCTGGAATTTGCCGACATGTTTGTCGACGGCACCCGTAAAGGCTCCTTTTTCATGTCCGAACAAAATGGACTCCACCAGATTGTCCGGAATAGCGCCGCAGTTGACGGTCACCAGCGGTTTTGACTTGCGGTCGCTGGAACCTTGAATCGCGCTGGCAATCATCTCCTTGCCGACGCCGCTTTCTCCCTCAATCAGAATGGGAATATTCGAAGCAGCAGCGCGTTTGCCCAGATTGATGACACGTTCCATCGCGGCTGATCGTGTGACGATGTCTGCGAAAGTCAGCGTTCCGGAGGCCTGCTTTCTGAAACGGGTGATCTCGCCCTCAAGTGCAGATGTCTTGAGGAGATTGCGAATGGAAACATTCAGGCGTTCCGGCGCAACCGGCTTAACAGCAAAATCCTGAGCACCAGCATTCATGACCGATACAACCGTATCGATGCCGCCATGTGCTGTCTGGACAATGACCGGCGTTGCGATCTTGTCTCCTCGCAGGCGTTCGAGCACACCCAGGCCATCCAGTTCGGGCATGACCATGTCCAGAATGATCAAATCGATCTCACCGGCTTCCGGACCGGTCATGATGCGAACCGCCTCAGCACCGTTTTCCGCTGTTTTCGAGCGGTAACCGAATTTCTTGACGGCTTCCTGTAGCAGTCTGCGCTGAATGGGATCGTCGTCAACGATAAGAATTTTGCCGCTGATTGCTTGCATTGCGTGCTCTGATCGCCCTGAATTGTCTCGTTTCGAGCCATTCTGGTCGCAATTGGGTAAACAAATCGTCCAAGTGAAGGTGAAAAAGTTTTCCTTTTCCGATTGCAGGGTTGGGCCTGGCGCGCCTAATTAGTCAGGAGGGCATTTTCATTGCCTGCATCTTTGGCCGACCGTTCCCGGAGACACTCATGCCTTTCCCGACACCCGTTTTTGCCTCTCAGTCTTCAGCAGCGGCTGACCTTGGCCCCCTTCCGGAGTGGAACCTGAGCGATCTTTATCAAGCGGTGGATGCACCTGAAGTCTCGGCGGATTTGAAAGAGAGCCTGGATCGCGCAAAAACCTTTGAGGCTTCCTATAAAGGCCGGCTCGCGGAAATGGCCAAGAACAATGTGCCTGCGCTGGTCACTGCCATTCGAGCTTATGAAGATCTTCAAGACTTGATGGGAAGGCTGATTTCGTTCGCTGGCCTGGTTTATGCCGGTAACACCGTCGATCCCGTTTCACAGAAATTCTATGGTGATGTGCAGGAACAGATCACGACTGCCAGCTCGCATCTGTTGTTTTTCACGCTTGAATTGAATCAGGTTGAGGACGCTGTCGTCGAAACAGCTCTTCAGGACCAACAGCTTGCGCATTACAGACCCTGGATCGAGGATCTGCGCAAAGACAAGCCGTATCAGCTGGAAGATCGCGTCGAGCAATTGTTTCACGAAAAATCTGTCACCGGGAGCAGTGCCTGGAACCGGTTGTTCGATGAGACCATGGCGTCTCTCACGTTCAAGGTCGACGATCAGGATCTCACCATCGAGCCGACACTCAATATGCTGGTGGACCCCTCTGCGGACACGCGTCGCAAAGCGTCTGAAGCGCTGACCGCCACTTTCAAGGCAAATCTTGGAACCTTCACCTTGATCACCAACACCTTGGCCAAGGACAAGGAAATTTCAGATCGGTGGCGTAATTTTTCCGATATTGCCGACAGTCGGCACCTGGCCAACCGGGTGGAGCGAGATGTCGTCGAGGCGATGGTTGCTGCTGTTCGCGATGCCTATCCGCGCCTGTCGCATCGGTACTACAAGCTGAAGGCCAAATGGCTCGGCATGGATCAGTTGAACACCTGGGATCGCAACGCGCCGCTGCCTGACGCCGATACACGTGTGATTTCCTGGGACGAGGCCAAACAAACCGTACTGTCTGCTTACAGCGCGTTCTCGCCCGATATGGCAGACATTGCCGGTCGATTTTTCGACAAGAACTGGATTGATGCACCTGCGCGCTCCGGTAAAGCACCGGGAGCTTTCGCACACCCGACAGTGCCAAGCGCGCATCCTTATGTCCTGCTGAACTATCAGGGCAAGATCCGCGATGTCATGACACTTGCCCATGAACTCGGTCACGGGGTGCACCAGGTTCTGGCAGGGCCAAACGGTGCACTCATGGCGCCGACACCATTGACGCTTGCTGAAACCGCAAGTGTCTTTGGTGAAATGCTGACGTTCAAGTCCTTGCTTGCAAAGGCTTCCGATCCGCAGACGCGAAAAGTGATGCTGGCGTCCAAGGCGGAGGACATGATCAACACCGTGGTGCGGCAGATCGCGTTTTACACGTTCGAGCGCAAGGTGCACTCCGAACGGCGCAATGGCGAACTGACTTCAGACAAGATCGGCGAGTTGTGGCTTTCCGTGCAGGAGGAAAGCCTCGGTCCGGCAATCAAACTGAACGAGGGCTATGAAACCTACTGGACCTATATCCCTCATTTCATTCATTCGCCGTTCTATGTTTACGCCTATGCCTTTGGCGACTGCCTCGTGAACTCTCTCTATGCCGTTTATGAAGAAGCGGAAACGGGCTTCCAGGAAAAGTACTTTGATCTGTTGAAAGCTGGTGGCACCAAGCATCATTCCGAATTGTTGGAACCTTTCGGACTGAGCGCAGCTGATCCCGACTTCTGGAAGAAAGGCCTGTCCGTCATAGAACGGATCATCGATGAACTGGAAGACCTCGATAGGGCCTGAGGCAAAGTGCATTGACGGAAGAACGATCTGTCCACTTTCAGCACCGGCCTTATGACGGGACCAGTCAGCCATTTACGGTTGGATTGAAGCCCGTTTCAGAAAAGAATTGGCTCGAAACCGATCCGTTTCTGGCGTCGCACCTTGCCGAAAAGGACAGATTGTTCGCAGAAAGGCCCGATGATGTTTTTCAGGCTGAGCCCGATACGAAGGCTGCGCAGACCGAGGTGCTTGATCTCGTACTTGACCATCTAAAGCGCTTTCACAGCGGCACACATGACGTTCATTCAAGCGGTGTGAGGATTCCTGCCGCCGGACGCCGGATAAACCACGCTGATCTTCCGGCATTGAAAACAGCATCCTTGATGGTTCAGGAGGATCTTGTCCTCATGCGCCCGGGAGAGAACGGCTACCGCCTTGTTGCGGCATCATTGTGCTTCCCGTCTTCCTGGTCGCTGGGACAAAAGTTCGGACTGTCGATGGCTGATATCCACGAGACTGTGCCCGATTTCAACGGCGCGCGCATGGGCCAGATGGTGGCGCGCCTTTTTGACAACCTTAAGCCGGGACAACTTCTTTGCAGGTTCAACTGGTCAGTCTATCCGGATGAGAAGCTCTATCATCCAGGTGCGCATCATATTGAGGTGGCAGATACCGCGCGGGTTCTGGCGTCGCTTTTCCTGCGAGTTGAAAGGCAGACCCTTCGGCGCTTGCCTGGATCGGGCGATATCCTCTTTACGATCAAGATCCATCACGACCCGATGGCTGCACTCCAAAGCCATGCTAATTGTTCAGACGTTGCCGGTGGGCTCTCAAGGCAGCTACTGGCATTGAGCAACGAACAATTGCGCTACAAAGGACTGCATACTTCGCGAGATGCACTTGTCGCTGCCTTGCGCAATGTCTCCGAACGTCTGCGGCATTCTGACTGATCTTGCCGCTGGATATTGGCGGCGAGATACATATTTAGTCCGAATACACTTTGTTGAGCCAACCGGGGAGAGCCCTGCAAGATGCCGCCGTCCAAAGACCGTGAAAGCAATCGCTTCAGTGCCAGAGTAGGGCGCTATGCCAAGGTTGGTACGAATATGGGCGGGATTGCAGCCAAAGTTGCGGGTGCCCGATTGTTCGGAATGGAGCTCGACAACGCCAAGAATGCGGCCGAGCTGGCTGAAGCGCTCGGTGGCCTCAAAGGGCCGTTGATGAAAGTGGCGCAGCTGTTGTCCACCATTCCCGACGCATTGCCGCCGGAATACACAACTGAACTTGCCAAACTCCAGGCAAGCGCGCCTCCGATGGGCTGGGCATTCGTCAAACGGCGGATGCGGGCCGAGCTTGGCGCGGACTGGCAGAGCAGGTTTGCCGAATTCGGCCGTGAACCTGCCGCCGCGGCTTCGCTTGGGCAGGTTCATCGTGCTACCGCGCATGACGGCCGCGTACTTGCCTGCAAACTGCAGTATCCGGATATGGCCTCGGCAGTGGAAGCCGATCTCAAGCAACTTCAGATGCTGTTTTCGTTGCATCGCCGCATGAGCCCGGCCATTGATACGCGGGAAATCGCCAAGGAAATCAGCGCGCGTGTTCGAGAAGAACTCGACTATGGCCGCGAGGCTGCTCATATCGCGATGTACCAGGACATTTTGTCAGAAAGCGAAGATATCAGGGTCCCGAAGGTCGTAGACGACCTGTCGACGAGTCGTCTGCTGACGATGGGCTGGTTGACCGGCAAGCCGCTCCTTGAGTTCAAGGAACATAGCCTGGAAGACCGCAATCATCTGGCCAGGACAATGTTCCAGGCTTGGTGGCATCCCTTCAGTCATTTTGGTGTCATTCACGGCGATCCGCATCTGGGTAACTACACGGTTTTTGAACAGGACAGCACACCTGCGGGCATCAACCTCCTGGACTACGGTTGCATCCGTATCTTTCCGGAAGCCTTTGTCGAAGGGGTGGTCGAGCTCTACCGTGGGCTGCTTGAGGAAAACAATGACCGCGTGGTCGCTGCGTACGAGCGGTGGGGCTTCACAAATCTCAAGAAGGAGGTCATTGAAGTTCTGAACATTTGGGCTCGTTTCATCTACGGCCCGCTTTTGACGGATCGCGTGCGCTCGATTGCCGATGGTGTTTCTGCCGCGGAATACGGCCGGAAGGAAGCTTTCCGTGTCCATTCCGCACTCAAGGAACTTGGACCGGTCACCGTACCGCAGGAATTCGTCTTCATGGACCGTGCCGCAATCGGACTGGGTGGTGTGTTTCTGCATTTGCGAGCGGAACTGAATTTCTTTGAGTTGTTCAATGAGCAGATCGATGGTTTTGAGGCCGCAACCGTGCGTGCTCGACAGGACCGTGTGCTGGGTGCGGCAGGCCTTGCGAATGAAACGCATGCTGCCTGAGCCGACGGTGTTTGCATGGAAAGCTCCGGCAAGACCAACCGGTCAAAGAGTCGCGTCTGAGAGGCGAATAATGCAATTCAGATCATTGCCGAGTGCACAGGCTTTATTGTATGTAGACTGCCGACTAAAGATTTTTTCTGGGGAACTTCATGTCTGACGAAAACGCACCTGCAATGGACTACGATGCTCACGAGCGGACGTACGAGGGGTTCATCAACTTCTCGAAAGTCGGCACGATCGCATGTCTGAACGTCGTGTTGTTGCTGATCCTTTTCGGCTTTGGCGGCACGACTGCCGTTGTATTCGGTTGGTTGATGCTGATCGCGACAATCGTTTCCTCCGGAATTGGCCTGGCCCTGGGTGCTTCAGGTTGGATCCCACCAACCGTGGTTTTCGTCCTGACAGGTATCCTCGCGATTCTGACTGTCTGACGGATCGTCGACCCAGACACTGTGTCGGTATTCAAGGCGCGGCCACAGCCGCGCCTTTTGTTTTTGGTTGAGACCTGATTGCACAGCTCATGAATCTGCCTGCTCCGACAGCGTTTCACTATAAGCCTCCGATGAGCCCTTATCTTGAGGTGCTTCATGTCGATGCGGAGTTGCTTGTCGTGAACAAGCCGAGCGGTCTGCTCAGTGTTCCGGGAAAAGCGCCGGAGCACTCGGACTGCATCGAGAAGCGGGCGCGGGAGGCGCATGATCAGTCCCGTATCGTGCACAGGCTGGACATGGATACATCCGGGGTGATGGTTCTGGCCATGAATGGCAAGTCCCATCGGCATCTCGGCTTGCAGTTTGAGAGACGGAAAACCGAAAAGACCTATGTTGCGGTGGTGTGGGGCCATGTGCTTGAGGACACGGGAGAGGTCGATCTGCCGCTAATTTGCGACTGGCCCAACAGACCCAAACAGATGGTCAGTTTCGAACATGGAAAACCGGCGCAGACACGATGGCAGGTTCTTGAGCGCGACGCGCAGACAACGCGTCTGCGCCTCTTTCCCCTGACGGGGCGCTCACATCAGTTGCGGGTTCATATGCTCTCGCTCGGCCACCCGATCATCGGAGACAGGTTCTATGCATCGGATGAAGCCTTGAACGCCTCAGACCGTCTGGCGCTTCACGCTGAAAGCCTGACTTTGCATCACCCGGCGAATGGCGAGCGGGTCACGTTTCGTGCCGAATGCCCATTTTAGGAAAACGCTGCGACAATCAGCTTCCGACGCGGCCCAGGCCTTCGCGGGCAACCTGGTTCGAATTGTCCAGTGTGATCGCGCGGGTATAGTTCCGCCGAGCTTCCTTTGGCTTGCCGAGCATTTCCTGCGCAAGGCCGCGATTGGCCCAGGCAATTGAAGAATCCCGGTCAAGATTGACGGCCATGGAAAGGTCTGAAAACGCCGTGGTCGGGTCGTTTACGGCAATATAGGAAATGCCGCGTGCGGTATAAGGCGCACTTGCCTTCGGGTTCAGCCCGATTGCAGTCGCGAAGTCTTCGATGGCCTGAGGGTGCTGGTTCTGCGCCTGATAGATCAGACCCCTGTTATAAAACGCACGCGCATCGCTGCTGTCGCGGGTGATGACGGAGTTGAAATCTGACAGGGCAGCGGAAAAATTACCCTGCTGCCGATAGATGTTGCCGCGACCGACATAAGCGACATCGTAGTCCGGCTTGATATTGATGGCCCGCGTATAATCGGAAACAGCTTCCTGATTGCGGCCCATGCGACGATAGACAAGTGCCCGGTTCGCGTATGTCTGATAGGACTGCGGATTAAGCTGCAGGGCCCGGTTGAAGTCTTCGACAGCGTTGTCGAGCTTTCCAGCCTGGCCGTAGGCGATGCCGCGCGTGCTGTATGCGCTGGCGTCGGACGGATTGGCCTCGATCACCGCTGTCAGTGACGCGATGTTGGTTGCCGATCCGGCAGACTTGTTCACGGGAACGTTGTTATAGACACTGGACGTGTTGCAGGCGGCCAGAAACGTAGCCAGGCTCAGAACAATGGCATGTGGCAGAAAGTTGCGCATGCGGCACATATGATCTCTTACAGTCAAGCGATAAACCATGCCGTTCTTCTGCCTCCAATTGGGCGGGAGTATGGCTAACGATCTCCGTGCGACCGGTGTCCAGAGCAATCTCTCGATAAACGCCAAAAAGCCGACCGTGACATCGGCCGGCCTTACGGCAGTTTATTGAGATCGGCAGCGCCTGCTGCCAAATATGCTCAAGCCGGTTTAGCGGCGAGCGGACTTGCCCGGAAGCAAGCCTTCACGCTGTGCCCGTTTACGAGCCAGCTTGCGAGCGCGGCGGATAGCTTCAGCTTTTTCGCGCGCTTTCTTTTCAGACGGTTTTTCAAAATGACCGCGAAGTTTCATTTCACGGAAGATGCCTTCGCGCTGCATCTTTTTCTTAAGCGCCTTCAGCGCTTGATCGACATTGTTGTCGCGAACCAGAACCTGCACGCGTTTTTTCCCGTTTTCGATGCGCCGCGGCCGTTCCGCAGCAAGAATGGACTATGATTTAAGCAAGGTCTCGCCAACAAGATTTGCGCTCGGGCTGAACACACGCATGTAACGCTCATATACGCCCTGCAGGACTAAGCATTCACAAGTGCAAAGAAGCCTGACCGCCGCTGACGCGTCGCTCACTTTGGTGCGCTTGATACCAGAGCCCGCTGCGCCTGTCCACAGTCATTCGAAAAGAAACAGGTTCCGTGGCGGACTTTTGCGCCGGTAGAGGCTGCGAAGAATTGTAGACAGTCTCTGATTTGAGGATTACTGCTGATTGGCTCTCATTTTCAAGATCTCTTTTCCAGAAGAGCATCCATCCAGCCCTGTTTTTGGAGGAAACAATGGCGCGGCCAGCGTCCGGGGTCCCCGATTCGGCAACAAAGCAGTCTTTGTGGCGCAGCGATATTCTGCCAACGCTGGCGCTCGGCCTGCCATTGGCCGGAGCGCAGATTGCCCAGATGGCGATCAACACAACGGATGTGTTGATGATTGGCAGACTGGGCGCTCAAGAACTTGCCGCCTCAGTGCTTGCCTTCAATTTCTACATGTTGCTGTGGTTTTTCGGCATGGGTCTGCTGCAGGCGGTGATTCCACTGGCTGCACGCGCTCGCGGCCAGCGCAAATTGCGGGATCTGCGCCGGGCCGTGCGCATGGGCTTCTGGATTTCGGTGCTCTTTTGCATTCCGGTCTGGTGCATTCTGTTTTTCACGGAATCGATCCTGCTGCTTCTGGGGCAGGATCCGGAACTGGCATACCTGGCCGGGCACTATATGCGCTATCTGCAATGGACGATGTTGCCTGCTTTGCTGATCATGGCCGTGCGCGGGTTTTTAACCGTCATGGAGCGCACGCAGGTTGTGCTCTGGGCGACAATTGCCGGTGCCGTCGTCAATGCGATTGCCGATTACCTTCTGATTTTCGGTGAATTCGGTTTTCCTCGACTGGAGCTTGTTGGCGCCGGCATTGCCTCCGTCTTCAGTGCGACCACAACCTTCCTGTTCCTGCTGGCCTATGCCGTTTGGCATCCAAAATTGCGCCGCTACAACATCATGGGCCGTATCTGGCGCTCGGACTGGCCCGTCTTTTTCCAGATCGTTCGACTGGGTACACCAATCGCGTTGACGATCATCGCTGAAGGGTCGCTGTTTACCGCATCGTCGATCATGATCGGATGGCTGGGTACACTTCCGCTGGCCGGACACGGTATTGCGCTGCAAATTGCCTCAATAACCTTCATGGTTCCTGTAGGTCTGTCGGTCGCAGCCATGACCCGCGTCAGCCTTGCGGCCGGTCGAGGCGATCATGCAGGTGTCGGCAGGGCCGGATGGACAGCGCTTTGTACGACAGTCGCCTTCATGGGCTGCTTCGCTGTCGCGTTCTGGACCATTCCCGAAATTCTGGTCGGGTTTTATCTGGATCTCAGCGACCCGGAAGCCAACGAGGTCCTTCGCTACGGTGTTTCGTTCCTGCTGGTGGCGGCGCTGTTTCAGTTGGCCGATGGTGGACAGATCATCGGCGTCAACAATTTGCGCGGACTGGGCGATACTACAATCCCGCTGTTTTTTGCACTCTTCGGCTATTGGGTCGTTGGTATCAGCCTGTCCCTCGGCCTTGGTTTTGTCGCCGGTTGGGGTGGTGTTGGCGTCTGGTGTGGGTTGGCAGGCGGACTGGCCTCAGTCGCGATTCTCGCAAATCTGCGCTTTGCAAAGCGGGAACGGCTCGGCCTTGTGACTTTCTGACCCCGTCAGGTGGCTTTGCTCGAAATCCGGTTGACGTGACCCATCTTGCGCCCGTCCCTGGTTTCGGCCTTGCCATAGAGGTGCAATTTGGCTGAAGGCTCTTCCAGAACAGCCTTCCAGTCATCAGCATCATGGCCAATAAGGTTTTCCATGACGACGTCAGAATGACGCGTTGCCGCGCCGAGCGGCCAACCCGCGACGGCACGAATATGCTGGTCGAATTGAGAGGTGAGACACGCATCTTGTGTCCAGTGACCGGAATTGTGAACTCGCGGTGCAATTTCGTTGACGAGCAGTTCTTCGCTGTCGCCGCTCTTCACCAGAAACATCTCCACGCCCATCACACCGACGTAGTTAAGGCCTGTGACGATTTTTTCGGCCATGTTCCGTGCCGCATCCAACGTTTCCTTCGCAACGCCCGCCGGCACAGTGGATGTCTTCAAAATGTGATTTTCATGATGGTTTCGGGCGATGTCGTAGCTGGCGCAATTGCCGTCAAGATCTCTGGCCACGATGACGGACACTTCACATTCAAAGTCAATCAAGGCTTCGAGGACGGTTGGCACACTGCCAAGCCGTTCATAAGCATTGGCGACATCATTGGGAGTGCGGATCATCAGCTGACCCTTGCCGTCATAGCCAAAGCGCCGCGTCTTCAAAACGCTTTTCCCGGCAAACTCAGCAACTGCCTGCTCGACGTCCTCTTGAGAATTGATCTCGCGGAAATCTGCAATCGCAACACCTGTGTCCGCGAGGAACTGCTTTTCCGACAGTCGGTCCTGAGACACAGAAAGTGCTCTTGCGCCCGGGCGGACCGCCACCTTCCGGTCAAGATGGGCGGCTGTTGGTCCCGGGACGTTCTCAAACTCGTAAGTGACAACGGAAACGGCGGCCGCGAATCGATCAAGTGCGTCGACGTCCTCATAGGGCGCAACGGTGAAGTTGGAGCTGACATCGAAAGCGGGACTGTTGGGATCGGGACAAAAGATGTGCGATTTCAATCCGAGGCTGGCAGCTGACTGCGCCAGCATCCGGCCAAGTTGTCCGCCGCCGAGAATTCCGATCGTGTCGCCGGGGCTCAAACGGGTGTTGTCAGTCATATCGTGAAATCCTGCTGCGGACACTTCAAGCGGGCTTGCGTGAAAGGCCTAGTCGTCCGATGGCGTCTCGGCAACTGCTGCGGTGCGTTCGGCTCTGAATTTATTCAAGGCGGTTTCGATAGCGCTGCTTTGCAACGCAAGGACTGCGGCGGCCAGAAGGGCGGCGTTGGTAGCGCCCGCTTTGCCAATCGCCAGGGTTCCAACCGGGATTCCTGCCGGCATCTGAACGATGGAAAGCAAGCTGTCTTCGCCCGAGAGCGCCTTGCTTTCCACTGGAACACCAAAAACCGGAAGGGATGTCAGGGATGCGGTCATGCCGGGCAAATGTGCTGCCCCCCCGGCTCCGGCAATGATAATCTTGAAGCCCTCGTCTTTCGCACCCTTGGCGAAGTCGTACATGCGGTCCGGCGTGCGGTGGGCGGAAACAATACGCGCCTCGTAGCTGACACCCAGTTGGTCGAGCGTGTCCGCCGCGTGTTTCATTGTCGGCCAGTCAGATTGACTG belongs to Roseibium porphyridii and includes:
- a CDS encoding M3 family oligoendopeptidase, translated to MPFPTPVFASQSSAAADLGPLPEWNLSDLYQAVDAPEVSADLKESLDRAKTFEASYKGRLAEMAKNNVPALVTAIRAYEDLQDLMGRLISFAGLVYAGNTVDPVSQKFYGDVQEQITTASSHLLFFTLELNQVEDAVVETALQDQQLAHYRPWIEDLRKDKPYQLEDRVEQLFHEKSVTGSSAWNRLFDETMASLTFKVDDQDLTIEPTLNMLVDPSADTRRKASEALTATFKANLGTFTLITNTLAKDKEISDRWRNFSDIADSRHLANRVERDVVEAMVAAVRDAYPRLSHRYYKLKAKWLGMDQLNTWDRNAPLPDADTRVISWDEAKQTVLSAYSAFSPDMADIAGRFFDKNWIDAPARSGKAPGAFAHPTVPSAHPYVLLNYQGKIRDVMTLAHELGHGVHQVLAGPNGALMAPTPLTLAETASVFGEMLTFKSLLAKASDPQTRKVMLASKAEDMINTVVRQIAFYTFERKVHSERRNGELTSDKIGELWLSVQEESLGPAIKLNEGYETYWTYIPHFIHSPFYVYAYAFGDCLVNSLYAVYEEAETGFQEKYFDLLKAGGTKHHSELLEPFGLSAADPDFWKKGLSVIERIIDELEDLDRA
- a CDS encoding RluA family pseudouridine synthase — encoded protein: MNLPAPTAFHYKPPMSPYLEVLHVDAELLVVNKPSGLLSVPGKAPEHSDCIEKRAREAHDQSRIVHRLDMDTSGVMVLAMNGKSHRHLGLQFERRKTEKTYVAVVWGHVLEDTGEVDLPLICDWPNRPKQMVSFEHGKPAQTRWQVLERDAQTTRLRLFPLTGRSHQLRVHMLSLGHPIIGDRFYASDEALNASDRLALHAESLTLHHPANGERVTFRAECPF
- a CDS encoding heme-dependent oxidative N-demethylase family protein, producing MTEERSVHFQHRPYDGTSQPFTVGLKPVSEKNWLETDPFLASHLAEKDRLFAERPDDVFQAEPDTKAAQTEVLDLVLDHLKRFHSGTHDVHSSGVRIPAAGRRINHADLPALKTASLMVQEDLVLMRPGENGYRLVAASLCFPSSWSLGQKFGLSMADIHETVPDFNGARMGQMVARLFDNLKPGQLLCRFNWSVYPDEKLYHPGAHHIEVADTARVLASLFLRVERQTLRRLPGSGDILFTIKIHHDPMAALQSHANCSDVAGGLSRQLLALSNEQLRYKGLHTSRDALVAALRNVSERLRHSD
- a CDS encoding aa3-type cytochrome c oxidase subunit IV; translated protein: MSDENAPAMDYDAHERTYEGFINFSKVGTIACLNVVLLLILFGFGGTTAVVFGWLMLIATIVSSGIGLALGASGWIPPTVVFVLTGILAILTV
- a CDS encoding 5-(carboxyamino)imidazole ribonucleotide synthase; its protein translation is MTDNTRLSPGDTIGILGGGQLGRMLAQSAASLGLKSHIFCPDPNSPAFDVSSNFTVAPYEDVDALDRFAAAVSVVTYEFENVPGPTAAHLDRKVAVRPGARALSVSQDRLSEKQFLADTGVAIADFREINSQEDVEQAVAEFAGKSVLKTRRFGYDGKGQLMIRTPNDVANAYERLGSVPTVLEALIDFECEVSVIVARDLDGNCASYDIARNHHENHILKTSTVPAGVAKETLDAARNMAEKIVTGLNYVGVMGVEMFLVKSGDSEELLVNEIAPRVHNSGHWTQDACLTSQFDQHIRAVAGWPLGAATRHSDVVMENLIGHDADDWKAVLEEPSAKLHLYGKAETRDGRKMGHVNRISSKAT
- a CDS encoding MATE family efflux transporter; the encoded protein is MARPASGVPDSATKQSLWRSDILPTLALGLPLAGAQIAQMAINTTDVLMIGRLGAQELAASVLAFNFYMLLWFFGMGLLQAVIPLAARARGQRKLRDLRRAVRMGFWISVLFCIPVWCILFFTESILLLLGQDPELAYLAGHYMRYLQWTMLPALLIMAVRGFLTVMERTQVVLWATIAGAVVNAIADYLLIFGEFGFPRLELVGAGIASVFSATTTFLFLLAYAVWHPKLRRYNIMGRIWRSDWPVFFQIVRLGTPIALTIIAEGSLFTASSIMIGWLGTLPLAGHGIALQIASITFMVPVGLSVAAMTRVSLAAGRGDHAGVGRAGWTALCTTVAFMGCFAVAFWTIPEILVGFYLDLSDPEANEVLRYGVSFLLVAALFQLADGGQIIGVNNLRGLGDTTIPLFFALFGYWVVGISLSLGLGFVAGWGGVGVWCGLAGGLASVAILANLRFAKRERLGLVTF
- a CDS encoding ABC1 kinase family protein, with the protein product MPPSKDRESNRFSARVGRYAKVGTNMGGIAAKVAGARLFGMELDNAKNAAELAEALGGLKGPLMKVAQLLSTIPDALPPEYTTELAKLQASAPPMGWAFVKRRMRAELGADWQSRFAEFGREPAAAASLGQVHRATAHDGRVLACKLQYPDMASAVEADLKQLQMLFSLHRRMSPAIDTREIAKEISARVREELDYGREAAHIAMYQDILSESEDIRVPKVVDDLSTSRLLTMGWLTGKPLLEFKEHSLEDRNHLARTMFQAWWHPFSHFGVIHGDPHLGNYTVFEQDSTPAGINLLDYGCIRIFPEAFVEGVVELYRGLLEENNDRVVAAYERWGFTNLKKEVIEVLNIWARFIYGPLLTDRVRSIADGVSAAEYGRKEAFRVHSALKELGPVTVPQEFVFMDRAAIGLGGVFLHLRAELNFFELFNEQIDGFEAATVRARQDRVLGAAGLANETHAA
- a CDS encoding sigma-54-dependent transcriptional regulator gives rise to the protein MQAISGKILIVDDDPIQRRLLQEAVKKFGYRSKTAENGAEAVRIMTGPEAGEIDLIILDMVMPELDGLGVLERLRGDKIATPVIVQTAHGGIDTVVSVMNAGAQDFAVKPVAPERLNVSIRNLLKTSALEGEITRFRKQASGTLTFADIVTRSAAMERVINLGKRAAASNIPILIEGESGVGKEMIASAIQGSSDRKSKPLVTVNCGAIPDNLVESILFGHEKGAFTGAVDKHVGKFQEAHGGTLFLDEVGELPQDVQVKLLRAIQEGEVDPIGARRPVKVDFRLISATNRRLVDQVKEGAFREDLYYRLNVFPIWIPPLRDRREDIPALTRHFLARFAAEEGKPQVAGVTPETLELLQAYHWPGNIRQLENAVFRAVVLCDGAQLTINDFPQVASAADQPLAPSGTLMAPALSDIPPAISTAPVSAAAANSSAPPPAQPSAFEQAAPFGFMRNLDKEGHVRKLTDIEEELIRAAINHYSGRMTEVAKRLGIGRSTLYRKLKEYGLEEGGKDAAA
- a CDS encoding tetratricopeptide repeat protein, with translation MVYRLTVRDHMCRMRNFLPHAIVLSLATFLAACNTSSVYNNVPVNKSAGSATNIASLTAVIEANPSDASAYSTRGIAYGQAGKLDNAVEDFNRALQLNPQSYQTYANRALVYRRMGRNQEAVSDYTRAINIKPDYDVAYVGRGNIYRQQGNFSAALSDFNSVITRDSSDARAFYNRGLIYQAQNQHPQAIEDFATAIGLNPKASAPYTARGISYIAVNDPTTAFSDLSMAVNLDRDSSIAWANRGLAQEMLGKPKEARRNYTRAITLDNSNQVAREGLGRVGS
- the rpsU gene encoding 30S ribosomal protein S21: MQVLVRDNNVDQALKALKKKMQREGIFREMKLRGHFEKPSEKKAREKAEAIRRARKLARKRAQREGLLPGKSARR
- the purE gene encoding 5-(carboxyamino)imidazole ribonucleotide mutase, which encodes MAQADVAIIMGSQSDWPTMKHAADTLDQLGVSYEARIVSAHRTPDRMYDFAKGAKDEGFKIIIAGAGGAAHLPGMTASLTSLPVFGVPVESKALSGEDSLLSIVQMPAGIPVGTLAIGKAGATNAALLAAAVLALQSSAIETALNKFRAERTAAVAETPSDD